From Zea mays cultivar B73 chromosome 3, Zm-B73-REFERENCE-NAM-5.0, whole genome shotgun sequence:
TGCTGAACAGTGTTAAACAGTATTTTACACTGGATTTAACAAATTCCATCGGGTCCGGTGACCCCTGTGCCTTAAGGCAGCTTCGCCCCTGATTCGTCTACCACCAGGCAGCAGCAAGCTACTTGCAACAAGGAAGTTCCGAGTTGATCATACGTTGAAGGAGAGTTGCGGTAGCTTCCGTCGATAGCTTCCGTCGATAGCCTCCCAAACGGCGTATGGAAAACAGCTCCGTCCAAGGAGCGCGAGCCGGTTTTCACGTCAGGAGCCAGATCCTAGAATTCTAGCTCCTGCAGTGCTCCACGCCTTCACTCCCACGTGCGTTCTTTGACCAGCGCGTCTCTGGATCAGCGTTGCCGCCAATCACTGGCCACGAGCACCCCGAGTCCCCGAGCAACGAGCATGCCTCCTCTGATCCCAAACCCAAGGCTTTCAACCGGTGTGTTTTGCATCAGAATATTTTGTACATTAACTTTTCAACATGTAATATTTTTTACCATAACTTTTTCTCTCCATACATTAAATCAATAAATACAAGCGGAGCTGTTTTGCCAAACAATTTTTACAAAAGGCACTAGCTCCTGCAGAGGAGCTACTTCTTGTAAGGAGTCAGAGCTAAAGTTGTTtgcagaggagccagagccctaccaAACGGGCTCCTAGTCACCTTATTTGATCATTAATGTTTGAAACAGAGGAAGTATTATTTATATTGATCAAATTTAAAATGATTTTATTATTTTTAGGGCCTAAACTAATCATCTGTTCCTTTCACACACAGGATGTGATGTCAAATTATCGAAGGATCAATCAAACTAGGGGTTGGCAAATTATTTTATTCTTTGGAGTAGAACAAATCCAACAGTGGTGCGTACTAAACAGTAGACAATtacaacatgaacaataatatagCACACACTAGTAGACAATTACAACAGAAACTCTGTTATATGGACGAAGAAACCAACGACAATAAAACTTGGATATATATATTAGTATAATGCTCGTACGTTTCGACGACATATAAATTATTATCTTCTAATAAAATGTTAGTGCACAATGTGTCCAGAGCATACATGAAGAAAAATATAAATATACATCCTAAAAGATCGATAAAGATGGAAATGTGTAACGCAACGGTGGAGTAAAGATAGAGAAAGAgaaataaatataaatataaagtCTTTATTTTCATTATTACTTGTGTTTTATAGTAGAAGAGACATCCTAAAAGATCGATAAagataaatgttggtgtgctcatGGCGCTCCACATGCAATTTCATTCTCCCTTGATCAACGATCAATCACATGGCTAGGGATGGTAATCCCTACACATGGCTAGGAATGGTTATTTAACCATACgtgtacccattgccatccatACCATCGGCATAGTCAAAATTGGCGAAATGGCGCTGCAGCTCGGGCTCCAGATACTTGGCCACGTCGTCTCGGCACAGCGGGCACGTCGACTTGTGGCCGAACCACTCGGAGATGCAGCGGCGATGGAAGGCGTGCGCGCAGGCCGGCAACTCCACGGCCTCGCTCTCGCGCAGCGCGACCAAGCAGACGCTGCACTCAGCCTCGGTGTCACCTCCCACGGCACCGCTGTCCTTGCACGTCATCATGAGCATCTGGACGGCGTCGTAGCACACGTGTAGCTCCACCGCCTGCCAAACCGATACGACGGCGTAGCGGGCCCGCAGAACCGGGTCCACGAGCCAAGACACATTTTGCTGGGACAGGAGGGACTCCCACTCGAGGTCCGTGAGGCCCAGGTGCTGCAGCGGCCGGGTCGACCTCAGCAAGCCGTGGAGCACGTCGCGGACGCCGTTCTCGTCGTCCGGGAGCGCAAGGCAGCTCGTGTCGGCGTCCTGGCGGCGGTACATGAGCACCAGGTTGGGTCGCCCGTTGCCGGTGCTGACGTGCACAGACACGTAGCACCTGAGGTGCAACGTGAACCGGCGATCACCGCTCGTTGTCGACTGTCGCGATAAGAACTCTATGCTTGTCCTGTATGCCTCGACACGGCGTTCTGCTGTCAGGGACGAGCTGATCCCGATCGTTCCTTGAGGCGAAGCCAGAAAATGGATCCACCGGGGTCGGCTCCATGAATTATTAGGGTCAAATACATTGCTGAACAGTGTTAAACAGTATTTTACACTGGATTTAACAAATTCCATCGGGTCCGGTGACCCCTGTGCCTTAAGGCAGCTTCGCCCCTGATTCGTCTACCACCAGGCAGCAGCGAGCTACTTGCAACAAGGAAGTTCCGAGTTGATCGTACGTTGAAGGAGAGTTGCGGTAGCTTCCGTCGATAGCCTCCCATTTATATAGGGTCCTCGTGGCTAGCAAAACCATGCATGTCCGATTCAGTTAGGAATCTGAGATTATCTACTAGTTTGTTAAGATTTTGCATGTCCGAGTCCGATCGAGAATTAATAGTCCGATCCTGCCAGGCATATGAACGTTCAGAGCAAAACAAACCTCCCATATTTCTTTCTTTTCTCTACAAAAAAAAAATCACTCACAAGCACACAGCAGGTCACAATCACAACACCAGGGGCGCAGCACAGGGGAGaaaggaaagaaaaaaaaaaaGAACACTAGCAAGCAAGCAGAACGTAGCGCAGCAGGCAGGCAATCGATCTCAAAGCCGGCTCGTCAGTTCTTGACGAACTGGAGGCCGTTGGCCTGAGAGTACCGCTCCATGAAGCGCATGAAGCGGTCCCAGTCCCGGGGCGTGCGCATGACGTACTTGGCCTCGATCCGCGCCGGCTTGCCGTTGACGAACTTGGCGCTCACGTCCACGGACTGCAGCACGCCCTCGTCGTCGATCATGTAGAAGCCCGTGATGTCCCCGAGCTCCGCCGACGAGTCGAACACCGACGGCTGCTCGAACGTGAAGATGGCCACGCCGTTCGTGCCGTCCCGGGACTTGGTCAGCCGCACGTCCGGGATCGTCTGCTCGTCCGTGCCCTGGATGAACTGGATCGCCGGCCGgaccgccgccgccaccaccgccacctgccgcccccgccgggGCGTCGCCCGCCGCGGTCGCCCAGGGCACTGCACCGACACGCCGTGGAACGGCGACTGCAGCCGCCGGCTAGCGCCACCTGGATGAACCAGCGAACACGTGCAGTGCAGCTATAGTCCGAGAAGCGTACCGCGGACCGGAGGACATAGATATGCAGAGAGTGTGTGTGTGTACCTGCGACGTACCGACGGGGCTGCCGTGCCGACACCGGCGAGGCGGCGACCGCGAGAGCCTTCATCGCTGCGACTGCGGCCATCCTCCAGCTTTGCCCTGCTGGTGGAGTGGTGGTTGTGGCTCTCGAGCGATCGAGGCAGCTGGGGCTTGGGCGCGGCGGCCGGGGAAGCTGCAGCCTGCGGGGACTGCTGGTGTGGTTTCCGGAAAGGAAGAAGAGGTTTGAGTGGTGCAGAGCGAGACGGGAGTGATTGGGTGGTGGTGGTGTGTTCAAAAGACAGCCATCCTTTATCGATCATCCTTTCTTCTGAAGCTGACAACTAACTGCTTCGGAGAATACATACCCCTCCAAGGTTTCGGGTATTTGCACGTATGCCCCTTGTTTCTTGCATTGGTGGGCACCGTATGCCCGTGAGGCAGTGACGCCCAAATAAACCCCACCTTCCCTGATATATGCCTTCCCCCCATGGTTTATGGTCCACCGCTTAACCAAAACCAACAATGCTATCACCAACCACCAAATCATGTGTGGATAAAGCCGATAAAGGCCTCGCAAAGCACCCCTAACTTGGACTTCACCACTCACTCCACATGTCTATCTATGCAGCAAGGTTTGATATAGCTACCTAAGGCTGTTCACAACAGACCGCAACATCTCACCCTGCAAAACATTGTTTTACATCTTTATCCATGGAAATAGTCTAATGACCGCCATTTTCTAGGCTCCAAATGGAGGATCATTCATCTTTCAGAAAAATTCAGCATGGCGCCTGACTTGAGGGATGGCGTGCTGGGAGTCACGCGATGTAGTCCGTGtcaccggaggaggaggagacagtGAGCGCACGTATAATGGCGGTCGCCCTCCCGTGCGGCATTCCGTCGAGCAGGTGGTGGGCGTTGTCCGACGAACGGTGGAACGACGCGCGTGTGGCTAGGACGGACGGGGTTCGAGAAACGCGAAGGAGCTCGGCCAGCGGTTGCGGCCCTGCTCCACCGCGTGCTTGGGGTGGCACCAAACGATGTACTTTGAAATTTTCTATTGCAATGGTAGACAAGCTAATATGATGACGACGCTATAAGTTCCAACATCTTATAGATTGTTTGGGAGCAAGGAGATTGAGGAGGATAAAATCCTTTGCTGTTCAACTTTACCTAACAAGGGATTATATGTCTCTCAATCTCCATACAACCAAATAAGCTCTTACAATCTATTATGTATATTGTAGCTCGATCCAATCATTTATAAGTGATATATCAATTCGTGCTTCAAAATTGTTTTCACGTTAAGGAGATAGATTCATCAATACACATCAATAAGGTAAGGTACTGTTTGACTCTGGAGCAGAAAAAGAATAGCCCCCTAACATACTAAATCTTACCATTTTAAAAAAACTACCAAACCTCGCTCATGAAACAGAATATAACCATTGTACCTCCCAAACTCGGAACATAATCATTCCATTATCATAAGCTAAGATGGAGCCATTCCATTCAACCACTAACCTAAAAGACAACAGGCCCCTGATTAGCAAAGGCACGTGAGTGGCTAGCTACTTAATCCGTTGGCGTCTTCCTTCTGTGACATCTTATCCAAGAGGGGCAGAAGTGTCAATCTTCACCAGAAAAATGCAATGTTCATATGACATTTGTGAAATCTGTCATTCCCAACCGAAGACATCCTCCCACATTATCTTCCACTACAACTTTGAGAGAAACTTTTGAGCACTTGTTGGCGTCCCAGCCACTGACGATGCCAACTACAACAACCTACATCAGCTTCAGCGCCCTGGCACCCTATGTGATAAAGGCTTCAACTCCTTCATTCTCCTTGTTGATGGCACTTGTGGAAGCAAAGGAATGCCATAGTCTTCCAAAGTGAGCTATCGTCGATTCACTCTGTGCATCATGATAGCCGCACTGATGCTAGGCTCTAGACCTTTCGTCACAACGGGCGACGCATCGCAGATAACTGGTGTCCTACTCTCTCTCCTCTAGTCCTTAACCATCTTCATATTGTTGTTGACCCCCTCTCCTAACTCTGACGATTCCCCATCATGTCTTATTTTTTGCAAAATGTTGTAAACCTTTGTAACCTATCATGGGCCATTTTAGACCATTAAGGTATCTTTTGGAATGCGGGAAATTTTTGGGTTCCCTGTGTTTTTCCTATGAAAATgatctgattatgtgaaattcctATATGGATCCTCTAAAATTCATGTGTTCCAAAGGGGGCCTAAGCAATGAAAATTTTAGGTGCGGGTCCTCTTTTCCCATTGACACTAAAAAAGAGGGGCAGAAGTATGAGTATGAGCAAGAAAATATTCTTATTCTTATTGATCGTAGCTGAACTGACAGACAACTATCGTGCGTACGAGACAGGCAGGAACACTTACTGTTGGCACCGATTTGGAGCCAAACACTAGAAACCATCAGACGGTGCTCTCTGTGGGAGCACGGACGGTCCACGACATGGGGCCGAACGGTCTACACCTTGCCGCAGGAGCAGGTCTCCTCTGCTTGTGTGCCGGATAGTCCACATACGCGCATAAGGTCTTCTTCTTTACGACGAACCCTAGAACTCGCCTCGAGAGGGTCCCCATCGAGAAGGAGAGTTCTAGGGGGTGCTCcaggatcggcaggccacccaggGCGTCCCTAGGCGGCGTAGAGTCGCTTAGAGATGAAGTAATAGGTCGAGGAAGAATGATACTAGCACTAAACTAAGGCTATATTACTCCTACGCTTAATGAATGGAAAGAACAGTGCAAATAAGGTAAATTTGATGCATAGATTTGATTGGATCAATTGTAGGGTTTCAATCGACCATACCCCTTCGTTTATataagggtttagggtttggatCCGTTACAAGTCGGTTCCCAAACAAATCCAACGGAGTTTACTAACAAATCTCGCAAGAAATCAAGAACTCCAACTGATTCTGTCCACGCGCGGACCATCCACGCCGCCACGACGGACTCTCCGGTGGCATAAACGGTGTTCAACATATGTCCCCTGTCTTTTGGTGGAGCTTGTCGAACCAAAAACATTTGTACTATTAGCGTCCTTCAAGAAACAATAGAtattacaaatcattttgttatcAAAGTAACAAGTAAGCATGATGCAAGTAACTGGATTTTCAATCTAATAGAGTAACCATTTAATAGAGTTCTAATGCATAAATGTCATTTAGGAttgcatctttctcggccatgactgcTTTATCAATGGGTCAATAGGCACAAAATTATGGCCCCCAGGCCGAATAAGAAAAGGGATTATATATGTAATATGGGTTCATCGTTGCACTACTCCATGTTCGAATAGGACAATATATCAGCGATGAATAGGCTGGTGAAAAGTACCATGGCATCATCGAATGGACAAACAACACTTGTTGTGTCGCCCTTTGGACCGTTTAATTCGGTTGTGTTGCCTTCGTGGGTGACCGGGGTTGTTTTGTTGGCCGATTGTGTGGGACAACTTTCTTATTAACATATTTGGAGAGGAGTTAATAAAAACATGGACGACTTTAACCAGTCGACCAAATATTTTAAATGAATTTTGCTTCGATATACCTATTTCTAATTATCAATGCTTGAAGGCGCGTGGACGTTGCGGTTGCGGCCTCTGTTTGCTGCCGACTCGTCCGTGTGGGTTCAATGTACCCCGATGCGAAAGCCACATACCTCAAGCTCCAATGGTTAATCGAGCACACAACCACCCAACACTCCCAAGACACCTTCAGGCAGGTCGTCTCCTTCATCTATTGTAAGTTGATCCCTCTGTTATTGGTATTGCCCTCCTTTTTGAAATGAATAGATAATTTATCAATATTTTGTTATCAGTTAAGAAACTTAACAGTGTCAACTCAACTCACAAAAAGATATTCATACCTTTGGAACATTGTCCCTTCTTTTATCAACCGTTTGCAAATCTGTCCCCACTCTCAGAATATAATTGTGACATAAATTCAACTACAAATATTAAGAATCTTATTTCAACTTTGAGTTTTAAAACTAAAAATGACAAAAATAAATTGAACTTGACATTAGATTTGATAAAATTGATAATGTTTAATTTTTAAAATATGTTTAAATTTAAATATTTTTAAAATCATAACTAAAATATATAAAATTATAATTTTAAAAAGAATACTAAAAATTGAGGATCGAGACTACAATAAATAATACTAGTAAAATGCTTGCGCCTTGTGATGGCACGTAATTTGATAAAATATTATCGCACAACGATTATATGAAAAGTAATATATATTATCAGCGGTTCCATGCGCTTGCCGAGTGGGGGAGGCATTGACGAAAAAACAGATAGAAACTTTGGGGGTGCGGAAGATATAAAGCTAGGGTTTAATATATGACGGAAAGAACGAGTGGGAGGAACCGCAACAGCGAGAAAGAGAAAGCGTTCGTATGCGCATGCAAGGAGGCGAAGCGCATGAAGTAATTTTTATCGGCAGCTGTCTAAATTCTAATAATCTCTCATTGAAAGCACGACGTCATCCATGGATAGATCGACCTCGAGTGCCAAAACAACAGCGGAGAAAAAAGAATCAGAACTTGAAATGCTTCCATAATCTACCCTTGGCCCTCTGATTTGACTACACCTCCAGAGGCATGATCCGATGATTATTTACTCAATTAAGGTATGTATAAAGGTTAGATATTCTACTCATAAGTCTAAGTCTTTATGGACAAAAATATTCATTCAATGGGTAAACGGATATTAAAACGTTCCACCCTCACCCACATCGTTAACCCATAGGTATAAATACGTAGTATAAAAGCGTGAATTTGGGCTTCGATCATCCATCTATTTTAACTATTTAACATACTTTTTACTTTTAGTGATAATATCATATAAGGCTTAACAACTATTTGATGACCATATAATGGTTTCTACTTTATTAAAATTATCCATGGTATTATTGAATAGATGATTGAATGATGCtcgaaattttgtaataatatttagATTGATGTACTTGATGTTTATATAATGTATTATTTTAATAGATGTTTAATCTTTATGGATACTGTTGATCTGATTAGTGACCCTTATCCACATGGTTTTAGGTATAGTATGAGTATGGTGGTAAATCCATACCTACTAGCGGATATTAGTGATACGAAGAGGTTATTTTTTTTATCAAGTATGTGTATGGCATATGTATAGTAATACCTGGTTGCCATCTCTACTCAAGACGAGGCAGAGATCCGATATGTACGCTGCTCGAATCCCGGCGTCGTCATCGTGGTCCTCGTGTAGCTCCGCTAGTGCTAGCTCAGAGTTGTGCGTGGCGTGGAGGCCACGTTCGAGAAGAGAGATCTCCATCTCCTCATGCATGCATATGCAGCTGTTGAGTCGTTGGCCATGCAAGCTGAGCTGAGATCTGGGAGGGAACTGGATGTAATGCAAACACCGACACCGGTCGGCTAATAATCCTGGCACTAACAACAATGAATGGCACATGAGATGAGATTGGGAGTATAAGCTAGCAACTAGCATGATCGAGCTGACGCTTTCAATCCTGTTCTTCAAACAAACTCTGCGCGTGTTGACCAAGTGCAGAATCGAGGCCTCCATCAAGTCCCCAGACGGGAATCGCGGCACTCCCCAGACTCTACATCGTCGTCTCCAGCTAGCAGTAGCAGATGCCATGGTTGACGGAAACTGGCGATAACCTAGAAAAAACTAGGCCGTCAAGCATTCCAATGCCCTTCCAGTCAGATACTCAGATCTGAAGCATCaaccagctagctagctagcggcGCACTGCAATATTTTAAGCACCCGATCGCACAGTCACAGCAGCAGCCAGCAGACACCAAACCATCCCGCCCAGCTCTACCCAAGATGGCGCAGCTGCTGCTGCTCGCCGTCGTCTCGGCGCTCAGCCTCCTCTCGCCGCGCACGGCGGCGGCAGCGACATCGACAACGTCCGGCGGCAAACCCCTGGTGACGGCCATCACCAGGGACGCGGCCACCAAGCTGTACACGGCGCCGCTCAAGGACGAGCTGCCGCTGGTCCTGGACCTCTCCGGCCCGCTCCTCTGGGCCACGTGCGCCGCGCCGCACCCGAGCTACGAGTGCCACCATGCTGCGTGCGCGCACGCGCACGCGCACCACCCGCCGGGCTGCCCGCGCACGGGCCACGGCGTGGCCGACGAGTTCGACCCGTTCCGCTGCAGGTGCAGGGCGCACCCCTACAACCCGTTCGCGCGCCGGGCCGGGTCCGGGGACCTCACGCGGGCGCGCGTCACGGCCAACACCACCGACGGCGCCAACCCGCTCGCCGCCGCCTCCTTCACCGCCGTCGCGGCCTGCGCGCCGCCGACACTGCTCGCCGGCCTCCCCGCGGGCGCCGTCGGCGTCGCGGGCCTCGCGCGATCCAGGCTCGCCCTGCCGGCACAGGTCGCACGCAAGCAGAAGGTCGCCAGGAGGTTCGCGCTCTGCCTCCCCGGCGAAGGCGGTGGCATGGGAGTGGCCATCTTCGGCGGGGGGCCTCTGTTCCTGCTCCCGCCGGGCCGGCCCGACGTCACGGCGTCGCTGGCGGGCACCACGCCGCTCCGCCGGAACCCCGGGGTCCCCGGGTACTTCGTCTCGGCCACGGGCATCGCCGTGAACCACGTGCAggtgcaggtgcagcagcaggGCCCGCTTACTGTCGCGCTATGCTCGCGTGTCCCCTACACGGTGCTCCGGCCGGACGTGTACGCGCCGTTCGTGAGGGCGTTCGAGGCCATGGCCATGGCCGGGAGGAAGCGGATGACGCCGCCGACGCCGCCGTTCGAGCTGTGCTACGACTCGCGGGAGCTCGGGTCGACGCGGCTCGGTTACGCCGTGCCGCAGGTGGACCTCATGCTCGAGAGCGGCACCAACTGGACGGTGTTCGGCGGCAACTCCATGGTGCAGGTCAGCGACGACACGGCGTGCTTCGCGTTCCTCGAGATGAAGGAAGAGAAGCAGCAGGGAGGGCACGGCTACGGCGGCGGTGCGCCGGCGCCGACGGTTGTCATAGGAGGGTTCCAGATGGAGAACAACCTGCTGGTGTTCGATGAGGAGAATGGGCAGCTCGGCTTCAGTGGCCTGCTCTTCGGAAGGCAGACGACGTGCAGTAACTTCAATTTCACTCTCGCTGGCTAGGTATGGTACACCGAGCACCTTCGACTCGATCATGATGTATGTGCCGGTTTTGTATTTCTCCTACGGGTTTTGTATTTGTCATGAACTTGTTTCTTTTGTGTGTTTGTGTTATAAAGCATTTGTTTAGAAACTAGAGACACTTCAGCGTTTAGCGTTCTGATGAAAACTGCAAACGCGCTGCTTGGCGAGGTGCTGCCGCCGCGCATGCAAAACGAATTGCTCTCCGCATGAATCGCCAACGGGTACAGCTCcttattagagcatctccaagagaggcTCTAAACATGGTCCTATTTTGAATATAGGGCTCAAAACAATAAAACATCCTTCCAACAGCGGCCCTATTTTATAAAATTTCATCAAATGGTTATAGGGCTCGGTCTCTCAGGTCCTAAATATAGTACCCATATACTGGAGTCCTATCCTCATTTTCACTTAATCTCTAACCATTTATTTCCTAATATCATGATTTATTTCCTAAATAGCATTATTTAAGGTCTGACTATTGGAGTAAACATTTCTTTTGAGACCCTAAACATTCTAAATATGGTCCTATTTCAAATTTTAGGACTCTATTTTAGGGtttgttgttggagatgctcttatggGTATGGATAGGGCCCAAGATCCGTGAGTAAACTAATTCAGAACAATTTTATTAATTGTTAGGTTCCTTCAAGATTCATGAAAACTTTTTTTGGAAGGGCAGTCAGAGCAACATTCAACAATTAAAAGGTGTTTGGCATCTCCACTCTAGAGCACCTCTACTTTAAAGATGACAAAGGTTCGGATTAGGACGTTGGGTCGAGTGGAGAGAAAAATGCACGCTATCGCACCCGCGGGTTTTTACACAATGTACAATTTTAAATAATAATTTAGCTATAATAAATTAATCTACATATGTTAAATCTTCTTATGTTTAGCAGCAACAAAACATTTCATAAAATCAttagttaggttactt
This genomic window contains:
- the LOC100274178 gene encoding xylanase inhibitor TAXI-IV precursor produces the protein MAQLLLLAVVSALSLLSPRTAAAATSTTSGGKPLVTAITRDAATKLYTAPLKDELPLVLDLSGPLLWATCAAPHPSYECHHAACAHAHAHHPPGCPRTGHGVADEFDPFRCRCRAHPYNPFARRAGSGDLTRARVTANTTDGANPLAAASFTAVAACAPPTLLAGLPAGAVGVAGLARSRLALPAQVARKQKVARRFALCLPGEGGGMGVAIFGGGPLFLLPPGRPDVTASLAGTTPLRRNPGVPGYFVSATGIAVNHVQVQVQQQGPLTVALCSRVPYTVLRPDVYAPFVRAFEAMAMAGRKRMTPPTPPFELCYDSRELGSTRLGYAVPQVDLMLESGTNWTVFGGNSMVQVSDDTACFAFLEMKEEKQQGGHGYGGGAPAPTVVIGGFQMENNLLVFDEENGQLGFSGLLFGRQTTCSNFNFTLAG
- the LOC100284876 gene encoding photosystem II reaction center W protein, producing the protein MAAVAAMKALAVAASPVSARQPRRYVAGGASRRLQSPFHGVSVQCPGRPRRATPRRGRQVAVVAAAVRPAIQFIQGTDEQTIPDVRLTKSRDGTNGVAIFTFEQPSVFDSSAELGDITGFYMIDDEGVLQSVDVSAKFVNGKPARIEAKYVMRTPRDWDRFMRFMERYSQANGLQFVKN